A genomic region of Bosea sp. 124 contains the following coding sequences:
- a CDS encoding HAD hydrolase-like protein has translation MNVRPTSHGIDAAFIVRKRLVIFDFDGTLADSINWFGGVVNELARRYDFKETTPEQRDELRRKSPLEILSALGIPKWRLPSIVKHTRALAAQNIDQIKLFGWVGDLLSELKSNGMLIAVVSSNSAANVKSVLGPHASLIDHYETGSSLLAKSAKFKRVLKLLDIHPGEAVSVGDEVRDIDAAGGAGIVSIGVAWGASHSDALVAAKAAIVAITSEDLRTLLLPR, from the coding sequence CCCGACCAGCCACGGAATCGACGCCGCTTTCATCGTGCGCAAGCGCCTCGTCATCTTCGATTTCGACGGCACGCTGGCAGACAGCATCAACTGGTTCGGCGGTGTCGTGAACGAGCTGGCTCGACGCTACGACTTCAAGGAGACGACACCCGAGCAACGCGACGAACTTCGGCGCAAGTCGCCGCTGGAGATCCTTTCCGCGCTGGGAATTCCAAAGTGGCGATTGCCGTCGATCGTGAAGCACACGCGCGCACTCGCGGCGCAGAATATCGACCAGATCAAGCTTTTCGGATGGGTCGGCGATCTGCTTTCCGAATTGAAGTCGAATGGCATGCTGATCGCGGTCGTGAGCTCCAACTCGGCCGCAAATGTAAAATCGGTGCTCGGGCCCCATGCGTCGCTGATCGACCATTACGAGACGGGATCGTCGCTCCTGGCAAAATCGGCGAAATTCAAGCGGGTGCTCAAGCTGCTCGACATTCATCCTGGCGAGGCCGTATCGGTCGGCGACGAGGTCAGGGACATCGATGCGGCCGGCGGCGCGGGTATCGTGAGCATCGGGGTCGCATGGGGCGCGTCTCATTCCGATGCCCTGGTCGCGGCCAAAGCGGCCATCGTGGCGATAACATCAGAAGATCTGAGAACGTTGTTGTTGCCCCGATAG